One Glycine soja cultivar W05 chromosome 2, ASM419377v2, whole genome shotgun sequence genomic region harbors:
- the LOC114370857 gene encoding probable calcium-binding protein CML30 isoform X1, with the protein MEKKNGNTILFFLSLCLGILTWNVRIKGFLSFLFYFKVVFIYVSQTWKAWTKTRVNNSNCEHVKQSLDYIERSARVSKEDVVLVMEKLGINAELCDDGIEEFGLKIIGELFDDEDVNLSEVEQAFDVFDQNKDGFIEARELQRILSCLGLGKDLMECEEMVNAIDQNGDELIDRNEFFRIMEQCFG; encoded by the coding sequence atggAGAAGAAAAATGGTAATACAAtcctattttttctctctttatgtCTTGGAATTCTAACATGGAACGTTAGAATAAAGGGtttcttgtcttttttgttttacttcAAGGTTGTGTTCATTTATGTCTCTCAAACATGGAAGGCATGGACCAAAACTAGAGTTAATAACTCAAATTGTGAACATGTGAAGCAGAGTTTGGACTACATTGAGAGAAGTGCAAGAGTGAGCAAAGAAGACGTAGTTCTGGTGATGGAAAAGCTGGGAATCAATGCTGAATTATGTGATGATGGGATAGAGGAGTTTGGTTTAAAAATTATTGGGGAATTGTTTGATGATGAGGATGTTAACTTGTCAGAGGTAGAGCAAGCCTTTGATGTGTTTGACCAAAACAAAGATGGGTTTATAGAGGCAAGAGAATTGCAAAGGATCTTATCCTGTTTGGGGTTAGGGAAAGACTTGATGGAATGTGAAGAAATGGTTAATGCAATTGATCAAAACGGAGATGAACTAATTGATCGCAATGAGTTTTTTAGGATTATGGAACAGTGTTTTGGGTGA
- the LOC114370857 gene encoding probable calcium-binding protein CML30 isoform X2 has translation MVVFIYVSQTWKAWTKTRVNNSNCEHVKQSLDYIERSARVSKEDVVLVMEKLGINAELCDDGIEEFGLKIIGELFDDEDVNLSEVEQAFDVFDQNKDGFIEARELQRILSCLGLGKDLMECEEMVNAIDQNGDELIDRNEFFRIMEQCFG, from the exons ATG GTTGTGTTCATTTATGTCTCTCAAACATGGAAGGCATGGACCAAAACTAGAGTTAATAACTCAAATTGTGAACATGTGAAGCAGAGTTTGGACTACATTGAGAGAAGTGCAAGAGTGAGCAAAGAAGACGTAGTTCTGGTGATGGAAAAGCTGGGAATCAATGCTGAATTATGTGATGATGGGATAGAGGAGTTTGGTTTAAAAATTATTGGGGAATTGTTTGATGATGAGGATGTTAACTTGTCAGAGGTAGAGCAAGCCTTTGATGTGTTTGACCAAAACAAAGATGGGTTTATAGAGGCAAGAGAATTGCAAAGGATCTTATCCTGTTTGGGGTTAGGGAAAGACTTGATGGAATGTGAAGAAATGGTTAATGCAATTGATCAAAACGGAGATGAACTAATTGATCGCAATGAGTTTTTTAGGATTATGGAACAGTGTTTTGGGTGA